The following coding sequences lie in one Glycine soja cultivar W05 chromosome 16, ASM419377v2, whole genome shotgun sequence genomic window:
- the LOC114390525 gene encoding uncharacterized protein LOC114390525, giving the protein MLPFAHPNPTMGSRNNNNNNATAETVFAAANAIVAAESRVQPTDAPKKRWGGCWSQYWCFGSRKSSKSSKRIGHAVLVPEPAAPTGPAAAATAAAPNPSTAIVMPFIAPPSSPASFLQSDPPSGIQSPPGLLSLSALAANAYSSGGPATMFTIGPYAYETQLVSPPVFSAFTTEPSTAPYTPPPESVQQTTPSSPDVPFAQLLASSLDRARKCNGHQKFPLYNYEFHPYQQYPGSPGGQLISPGSAFSTSGTSTPFPDRPPTLEFPKGETPKILGVEHFSTRRWGSRLGSGSLTPDSAWQGSRLGSGSLTPDGVGLASRLGSGCVTPDGLGQESRLGSGCLTPDSAGPTNQNNISVQNQISKEATLADSDNGHPSNATLVDHRVSFELTGEDVARCLANKTGVLLRNMSGSSQGILTKDPVDRERVQIDTNSSCNACTEKTDDKPDNPVGKGEQCLHKQNSVNSSKEFNFDNRKGDVSVTTGSGYEWWTNRKVAGKEGRSANSWAFFPMLQSEMN; this is encoded by the exons ATGCTCCCTTTCGCGCATCCGAATCCCACCATGGGAAGccgcaacaacaacaacaacaacgccacCGCCGAGACGGTTTTCGCCGCCGCCAACGCCATCGTCGCCGCCGAATCCAGAGTCCAACCCACCGACGCGCCG AAAAAACGTTGGGGAGGCTGCTGGAGCCAATATTGGTGTTTTGGATCTCGTAAGAGCAGTAAAAGCAGCAAGCGAATTGGCCATGCCGTCCTTGTTCCAGAACCTGCTGCTCCAACAGGTCCAGCTGCTGCTGCTACTGCAGCTGCACCAAATCCTTCAACCGCCATTGTAATGCCGTTCATTGCCCCTCCATCTTCTCCTGCATCTTTTCTCCAATCTGATCCACCATCTGGTATTCAATCACCACCTGGATTACTTTCACTCTCTGCTCTTGCGGCCAATGCTTACTCTTCTGGTGGTCCTGCAACCATGTTCACCATTGGTCCATATGCCTATGAGACCCAGTTAGTTTCTCCACCTGTATTTTCAGCCTTCACAACTGAACCATCCACTGCTCCATATACTCCCCCACCTGAATCTGTGCAGCAAACGACACCTTCGTCCCCTGACGTTCCATTTGCTCAATTGTTGGCATCTTCACTGGACCGGGCTCGCAAGTGTAATGGGCATCAGAAGTTTCCATTATACAATTATGAATTTCATCCTTATCAACAATATCCTGGAAGCCCAGGTGGCCAGCTCATATCACCCGGATCAGCATTTTCAACTTCTGGCACCTCAACCCCATTCCCTGATAGACCCCCTACTCTTGAATTCCCCAAAGGGGAAACACCAAAGATCTTGGGTGTTGAACACTTCTCCACCCGAAGATGGGGTTCTAGACTGGGATCTGGATCATTGACGCCAGACAGTGCATGGCAAGGTTCAAGACTAGGTTCGGGATCCTTGACTCCTGATGGTGTTGGGCTTGCTTCGCGATTAGGCTCTGGGTGTGTGACACCTGATGGTCTGGGGCAGGAATCCAGGTTAGGTTCTGGCTGTTTGACACCTGACAGTGCTGGGCCAACCAATCAAAACAACATCTCTGTGCAAAACCAGATTTCTAAGGAAGCAACTCTTGCAGATTCAGACAATGGACATCCAAGCAATGCAACATTGGTTGATCACAgagtttcatttgaattaaccGGGGAAGATGTTGCCCGGTGTCTTGCAAATAAAACTGGGGTATTGCTTCGAAACATGTCAGGGTCTTCACAAGGTATACTGACCAAAGACCCTGTTGACAGAGAAAGGGTGCAAATAGACACCAATAGTAGCTGTAACGCGTGTACAGAGAAAACTGACGATAAGCCTGACAATCCTGTAGGAAAAGGAGAGCAATGCCTTCACAAGCAAAATTCTGTAAATTCTTCCAAAGAATTCAATTTTGACAACAGGAAAGGTGATGTTTCTGTTACTACTGGCAGTGGCTATGAGTGGTGGACTAACAGGAAGGTTGCTGGGAAGGAAGGTAGATCAGCCAACAGCTGGGCTTTCTTCCCAATGTTACAGTCAGAAATGAATTGA